The following coding sequences lie in one Saimiri boliviensis isolate mSaiBol1 chromosome 6, mSaiBol1.pri, whole genome shotgun sequence genomic window:
- the CABP2 gene encoding calcium-binding protein 2 isoform X2: MGNCAKRPRRRGPKDPWQWLGSPSRGPCPSPSSSPKEQRGPGPGVQGYSVLNSLVGPACIFLRPSIAATQLDRELRPEEIEELQVAFQEFDRDRDGYIGCRELGACMRTLGYMPTEMELIEISQQISGGKVDFEDFVELMGPKLLAETADMIGVRELRDAFREFDANGDGRISVGELRAALKALLGERLSQREVDEILQDVDLNGDGLVDFEEFVRMMSR, from the exons ATGGGGAACTGTGCCAAGCGGCCCCGGCGCCGGGGGCCTAAG GACCCCTGGCAGTGGCTTGGCTCCCCATCAAGgggcccctgccccagccccagctccagccccaagGAGCAGAGGGGCCCCGGGCCGGGCGTCCAGGGCTACTCGGTGCTCAACAGTCTGGTGGGGCCTGCCTGCATCTTCCTGCGGCCCAGCATCGCCGCCACCCAACTC GACCGGGAGCTGCGGCCCGAGGAGATTGAAG AGCTGCAGGTCGCCTTCCAGGAGTTTGACCGAGACCGCGACGGCTACATTGGCTGCCGGGAGTTGGGGGCCTGTATGCGGACCCTGGGCTACATGCCCACCGAGATGGAGCTCATCGAGATCTCACAGCAAATCA GTGGCGGGAAAGTGGACTTTGAAGACTTCGTGGAGCTGATGGGCCCCAAGCTGCTGGCAGAGACGGCAGACATGATCGGTGTCCGGGAGCTTCGGGACGCCTTCCGGGAG TTTGACGCCAACGGGGACGGCCGCATCAGCGTGGGCGAGCTCCGGGCGGCCCTCAAGGCCCTGCTGGGGGAGCGCCTCAGCCAGCGGGAGGTGGACGAGATCCTGCAGGATGTCGACCTCAATGGGGACGGCCTGGTCGACTTCGAAG AGTTTGTGCGAATGATGTCTCGCTGA
- the CABP2 gene encoding calcium-binding protein 2 isoform X1, producing MVQSPWGTVPSGPGAGGLRTPGSGLAPHQGAPAPAPAPAPRSRGAPGRASRATRCSTVWWGLPASSCGPASPPPNSYDRELRPEEIEELQVAFQEFDRDRDGYIGCRELGACMRTLGYMPTEMELIEISQQISGGKVDFEDFVELMGPKLLAETADMIGVRELRDAFREFDANGDGRISVGELRAALKALLGERLSQREVDEILQDVDLNGDGLVDFEEFVRMMSR from the exons ATGGTTCAGAGCCCATGGGGAACTGTGCCAAGCGGCCCCGGCGCCGGGGGCCTAAG GACCCCTGGCAGTGGCTTGGCTCCCCATCAAGgggcccctgccccagccccagctccagccccaagGAGCAGAGGGGCCCCGGGCCGGGCGTCCAGGGCTACTCGGTGCTCAACAGTCTGGTGGGGCCTGCCTGCATCTTCCTGCGGCCCAGCATCGCCGCCACCCAACTCGTAT GACCGGGAGCTGCGGCCCGAGGAGATTGAAG AGCTGCAGGTCGCCTTCCAGGAGTTTGACCGAGACCGCGACGGCTACATTGGCTGCCGGGAGTTGGGGGCCTGTATGCGGACCCTGGGCTACATGCCCACCGAGATGGAGCTCATCGAGATCTCACAGCAAATCA GTGGCGGGAAAGTGGACTTTGAAGACTTCGTGGAGCTGATGGGCCCCAAGCTGCTGGCAGAGACGGCAGACATGATCGGTGTCCGGGAGCTTCGGGACGCCTTCCGGGAG TTTGACGCCAACGGGGACGGCCGCATCAGCGTGGGCGAGCTCCGGGCGGCCCTCAAGGCCCTGCTGGGGGAGCGCCTCAGCCAGCGGGAGGTGGACGAGATCCTGCAGGATGTCGACCTCAATGGGGACGGCCTGGTCGACTTCGAAG AGTTTGTGCGAATGATGTCTCGCTGA